Proteins from one Bacteroides zhangwenhongii genomic window:
- a CDS encoding glycosyltransferase family 2 protein translates to MLDLSVIILTYNEERHIARSIDNVKRIAKQVYVVDSYSTDKTCDIAREHGAVVLQNKYVNQAQQFIWAMENCPIKTEWTMRLDADEYLTNELIAELEEKVPLLPANVTGCMLPLMVKFLGKPLKHGKIHKIQILRLWRTGKAMMEQRWMDERCYVTEDEVVSMNNYFIDENLNGIHAWTQKHNNYANREIVAAYEGYWNDTVSGGNGLESRNREKGKYYKLPKFLRAFMYFFVRYICFGGFLDGKPGFIWATLQAYWYRYLIDAKIEEMEYYIGKNPTPQEMRTYFKERFNINVDK, encoded by the coding sequence ATGTTAGACCTTTCTGTAATAATCCTCACGTATAATGAGGAAAGACACATTGCACGAAGTATTGATAATGTTAAACGTATAGCAAAACAGGTATATGTAGTAGATAGTTACTCAACTGATAAAACTTGTGACATTGCGCGTGAGCATGGTGCGGTAGTGTTACAAAACAAGTATGTGAATCAGGCACAGCAATTTATTTGGGCAATGGAGAATTGTCCGATTAAAACAGAGTGGACCATGCGTTTAGATGCTGACGAATACCTAACCAATGAATTGATAGCAGAGTTGGAGGAGAAAGTACCTTTGTTGCCTGCTAATGTTACAGGATGCATGCTTCCCTTAATGGTGAAGTTTCTTGGAAAGCCCTTAAAGCATGGAAAGATTCATAAAATCCAAATTTTACGTTTGTGGCGTACAGGAAAGGCTATGATGGAACAGCGCTGGATGGATGAACGCTGTTATGTGACTGAGGACGAAGTCGTTTCCATGAATAATTATTTTATAGATGAGAACCTGAATGGTATACACGCGTGGACTCAAAAGCACAACAACTATGCCAACCGTGAGATTGTGGCAGCTTATGAAGGTTATTGGAACGATACAGTATCGGGAGGGAATGGATTGGAGAGCCGTAACAGGGAGAAAGGAAAGTATTATAAACTGCCCAAATTCTTGCGTGCATTCATGTATTTCTTCGTTCGCTACATCTGCTTTGGTGGTTTTCTTGATGGCAAGCCCGGTTTTATTTGGGCTACATTGCAGGCATATTGGTACAGGTATCTTATAGATGCCAAGATTGAGGAGATGGAATATTATATAGGAAAGAACCCTACACCGCAAGAGATGCGGACATATTTTAAGGAACGATTTAATATAAACGTTGATAAATGA
- a CDS encoding glycosyltransferase: protein MNIFVIATTLQAGGGITIYKQFLSHLPKYIGQNKYWIFINPILPKVAIEGVTYISFPLQSKLKRILFEGKLLQNEIVKLGVKPDVVVSLQNNGYKKIGGSKQIVYFHQSLPLYPGAYNPFKCTERMLFNYKHIFPRIVKRTWVKNTQFIVQTSVVKKRFVSYFGVPAENVHVCFPDVEKVDVTQCKTYNWEDNRKHFIFVGDDSKYRNGCTLAKAMGILSKQNPVLAEDIKIHITSSAEKAPVMYNEVLKNGVGKNFVFGGIIKHDNLLSYYKSATALVFPSSIETVGLPLLEAAALGLPVLAADVDYAHEVLNGYDGVVYTDVHDYEAWAKHIIAFSMEHKRYKPLPQERESDWGVFFDLIK from the coding sequence ATGAATATTTTTGTAATAGCCACAACCTTGCAAGCTGGGGGAGGTATAACAATATATAAGCAGTTTTTATCGCATCTGCCAAAGTATATAGGTCAAAACAAATATTGGATATTTATTAATCCCATACTGCCGAAAGTGGCGATAGAGGGAGTGACATATATATCTTTTCCTCTACAATCCAAGTTAAAACGGATTTTGTTTGAAGGTAAATTGCTACAAAATGAAATTGTAAAATTGGGAGTAAAGCCTGATGTTGTGGTTTCACTTCAGAATAATGGATATAAGAAGATCGGGGGAAGTAAGCAGATTGTTTATTTTCATCAGTCGTTGCCGTTATATCCGGGAGCTTACAATCCTTTCAAATGTACAGAAAGAATGCTGTTTAATTATAAGCATATTTTTCCTCGCATAGTAAAGCGTACATGGGTTAAAAATACACAGTTTATTGTACAAACTTCTGTCGTAAAAAAACGCTTCGTATCATACTTTGGTGTTCCAGCAGAGAATGTTCATGTGTGTTTTCCAGATGTTGAGAAGGTGGATGTTACACAGTGCAAAACCTATAATTGGGAAGATAATAGGAAACATTTTATATTTGTTGGTGATGATTCTAAATATCGTAATGGTTGCACTTTGGCAAAAGCCATGGGAATATTAAGTAAACAAAATCCGGTATTGGCAGAGGATATAAAGATTCATATAACAAGTTCTGCAGAAAAAGCCCCTGTAATGTACAATGAAGTACTTAAGAATGGTGTAGGCAAGAACTTTGTGTTTGGAGGTATTATAAAGCATGATAATTTATTGAGTTACTATAAATCTGCTACAGCTTTAGTTTTTCCGAGTTCGATTGAAACAGTCGGATTGCCACTGCTTGAAGCGGCTGCTTTGGGACTTCCTGTTTTGGCGGCTGATGTGGATTATGCTCATGAAGTGTTGAATGGTTATGATGGAGTAGTTTACACTGATGTGCATGATTATGAAGCTTGGGCAAAGCATATAATTGCGTTTAGTATGGAACATAAACGATATAAACCTTTACCACAAGAACGAGAAAGTGATTGGGGCGTTTTTTTTGATTTGATAAAGTAA
- a CDS encoding acyltransferase translates to MAISPVKIHLFNLFVKICPPSRLNSFKVQLLRWAGAKVGKNVSIFSPRILGQFEFIIGDNCWIGHDALIFGAAGSKIEMKPYSKVASRAIVVTGYHDYGVQYDCIAGPGKCDDIIIGPGALIDTQAMVCPGKTIGEKSHVAAYSVVTHDVPSFVRVAGIPARVIKNFKEHA, encoded by the coding sequence ATGGCAATAAGTCCTGTAAAGATTCATTTGTTTAATTTGTTTGTAAAGATTTGTCCTCCTTCACGTCTCAATAGCTTTAAAGTACAGTTACTGCGTTGGGCTGGTGCAAAAGTGGGCAAAAACGTCTCGATTTTCTCACCAAGGATACTTGGACAGTTTGAATTTATCATAGGTGATAATTGTTGGATTGGACATGATGCACTTATTTTTGGTGCTGCAGGTAGTAAGATTGAGATGAAACCGTATTCTAAAGTAGCGTCTCGTGCTATAGTTGTAACAGGTTATCACGATTATGGTGTCCAATATGATTGCATAGCCGGTCCAGGGAAGTGTGATGATATTATCATCGGTCCAGGAGCTTTGATTGATACACAGGCAATGGTATGTCCTGGTAAGACAATTGGAGAGAAGTCACATGTGGCAGCATATTCAGTGGTTACTCACGATGTACCATCATTTGTAAGAGTGGCAGGAATCCCTGCAAGAGTAATAAAAAATTTTAAAGAACATGCTTAG
- a CDS encoding glycosyltransferase family 4 protein encodes MTLVFVSVVLNIHQISIADELYRLTGGNYWFIETGDFNGDNSKGGDDFSQRPYLIRIADGEVALHKVLQIIRDADVMIYGAAPLMYLRERISTGKLTFMYSERWLKKGLLNLFSPRLLKQQWFYHVHCHGKPFYVLCSSAYAARDFNLMRSFIGKCYKWGYYTAVPALDIETILREKRNSTIVKILWVGRLIAWKHPETMIRLALQLRQEKINFYINLIGAGDMFNHLQVQIQKFGLGEYVHLWGSMPNDSVRQAMLTHHIACFTSDRNEGWGAVLNEAMGCGCCPVSSIETGSTPYLIKDRVNGFSFNLRKKNNLFEKVLWLIKHPVECERMSLEAYNTVHNVWSPENAATQLYKLCDAMLKGQTLEIAEGPCSMA; translated from the coding sequence ATGACTCTAGTTTTTGTATCCGTTGTCTTAAATATTCATCAGATAAGTATCGCAGATGAACTGTACCGTCTTACTGGTGGAAATTATTGGTTTATAGAGACTGGCGATTTTAATGGTGATAATAGTAAAGGGGGAGATGATTTTTCTCAGCGGCCTTATCTTATTAGAATTGCTGACGGTGAGGTTGCTTTACACAAAGTCCTTCAAATAATTCGTGATGCTGATGTAATGATATATGGTGCTGCCCCGTTAATGTATTTGCGTGAGCGCATAAGTACAGGGAAGCTCACTTTTATGTACAGTGAACGTTGGCTAAAGAAAGGGCTTTTGAATTTATTCTCACCTCGTTTACTTAAGCAGCAGTGGTTTTATCATGTTCATTGTCATGGTAAACCTTTTTATGTGTTGTGTAGCAGTGCCTATGCTGCCAGGGATTTTAATTTGATGCGTTCTTTTATTGGTAAGTGTTATAAATGGGGATATTATACAGCTGTTCCTGCTCTTGATATAGAAACTATATTACGTGAAAAACGCAATAGTACTATTGTAAAAATACTGTGGGTGGGGCGTTTGATAGCTTGGAAGCATCCTGAAACAATGATAAGATTAGCATTGCAGTTACGACAGGAAAAAATCAATTTTTATATAAACCTGATTGGAGCAGGAGATATGTTTAACCATCTTCAGGTACAGATACAAAAGTTTGGATTAGGAGAGTATGTACATTTATGGGGTTCTATGCCTAATGATAGTGTAAGGCAGGCTATGCTGACGCATCATATCGCCTGTTTCACCAGTGATAGAAATGAAGGCTGGGGAGCAGTTCTTAATGAGGCCATGGGATGTGGCTGTTGTCCTGTAAGTTCTATAGAGACCGGTTCTACGCCATATCTTATAAAAGACAGAGTAAATGGTTTCTCTTTTAATCTTAGAAAAAAGAATAATTTGTTTGAGAAAGTCTTGTGGCTTATTAAGCATCCTGTAGAATGTGAAAGGATGAGCTTAGAGGCTTATAATACAGTCCATAACGTATGGAGTCCAGAAAATGCAGCAACACAACTTTATAAGTTATGTGATGCAATGCTAAAGGGGCAAACATTGGAAATTGCAGAAGGTCCATGTTCTATGGCATAG
- a CDS encoding O-antigen ligase family protein, which produces MGLVNIIKEIGHTEVFYAPKAGRFCKGLALLWATMASVQIMGFISVDTFLPYIGLCLVSILYCLCDGSVQFKGRYVFLYLVFLFNVLVLPIEPCFNSKLRFVQFLIVTLACSACISSARAIIFRRYVFRYALMYICILSIGSFFAFFLGVNYMQVGTQLGLAEYSSNGGTFGGLVNHSMTLGPISMISALAFYVIYQNNNSKIFIVLFFLSAMSAVMAASRSALLGGAVAILFSLFFMKSNVNGNKKRIIIILCISALVAMPIADRVFAGVLNKQEQRKEQGGALSSRQSKFDCRIDEFMKSPLLGVGFVSVDPNGNDEYNPVTGQVEPGTSHLAVLSMTGLLGMFAYTLLLLNAYKTSKRDNSLNAQFVMLLLVAMFTHAWFEGYVLSAGGFLSMTYWMIVGQNIDCKYITEHTL; this is translated from the coding sequence ATGGGATTGGTAAATATAATAAAAGAAATAGGTCATACAGAAGTTTTTTATGCACCGAAAGCAGGACGCTTTTGTAAGGGACTTGCATTGTTATGGGCTACGATGGCATCGGTGCAGATTATGGGTTTTATATCTGTGGATACATTTCTTCCTTATATAGGATTATGTTTGGTGAGTATTCTTTATTGCTTGTGTGATGGTAGTGTGCAATTTAAAGGTCGATATGTATTTTTGTATTTAGTCTTTTTGTTTAATGTGTTGGTATTGCCTATTGAACCTTGTTTTAACTCAAAGTTACGTTTTGTACAGTTTCTTATAGTAACGTTGGCATGTTCGGCATGTATATCGTCAGCAAGGGCGATTATTTTTAGACGCTATGTATTTAGATATGCATTAATGTATATATGTATATTATCAATAGGCTCTTTTTTTGCTTTTTTCTTGGGAGTGAATTATATGCAGGTAGGGACACAATTAGGTTTAGCTGAATATTCCTCAAATGGAGGTACATTCGGCGGGCTTGTCAATCACTCTATGACATTGGGGCCGATATCTATGATCAGTGCGTTGGCATTCTATGTTATTTATCAAAATAATAACTCAAAGATATTTATTGTATTATTCTTTCTTTCTGCAATGAGTGCAGTAATGGCTGCCAGCCGTTCTGCGCTATTGGGGGGGGCGGTTGCCATACTCTTTTCATTGTTTTTTATGAAAAGTAATGTTAATGGAAATAAGAAAAGGATTATAATTATACTTTGCATATCTGCTTTGGTGGCAATGCCCATTGCTGATAGAGTTTTTGCAGGAGTTTTAAATAAACAAGAACAACGAAAAGAACAAGGTGGAGCTTTAAGTTCTCGGCAAAGTAAATTCGATTGTCGAATAGATGAGTTTATGAAATCACCGTTGTTAGGAGTTGGTTTTGTATCTGTTGATCCAAATGGGAATGACGAATACAATCCTGTCACTGGACAAGTGGAACCTGGAACTTCTCATTTGGCGGTACTCTCTATGACGGGACTGTTGGGAATGTTTGCCTATACCTTATTGCTGCTAAATGCATATAAGACTTCAAAACGAGATAATTCACTCAATGCCCAGTTTGTGATGTTGCTGTTGGTGGCTATGTTTACTCATGCATGGTTTGAGGGGTATGTATTGTCTGCAGGAGGTTTTTTGAGTATGACATATTGGATGATAGTGGGGCAGAATATAGATTGTAAATATATAACAGAACATACACTATGA
- a CDS encoding glycosyltransferase produces the protein MKITFIIQDLFQQGAQYVTALMARGFYEKGYEVDILVSKAHEELLNTGHIPFEVPSAVKFLVMPSRRARYNISFIHSYIRTATVDAVVVMNSAYLCALALASIGLRHKTRYCYVEHNSILPELADNISITKRIINKLIRSRYDCFMSVSKGSCALLERLMGLNEGTVKAVYNPVLDTSYYDKLTKEPSCDWLRNKAMPTMVAAGAFCKVKGHYMIFEAIRLANEKTPVRLVLFGKGALQQDYEKWIAENHMQDRIRLAGQSTSLPSEIKCADAFLVSSEMESFSIVLVEAMAAGIPVISTSCPYGPPELLKNGQYGVLVPVNDSKAMAEAIINQVENPRKPAPREAWEPFTVQKVVFAYEKAIGLI, from the coding sequence ATGAAAATAACATTTATTATTCAAGATCTTTTTCAGCAAGGCGCTCAGTATGTAACAGCGCTTATGGCTAGAGGATTTTACGAAAAGGGCTATGAGGTTGATATTTTGGTTTCAAAGGCTCATGAAGAATTGTTAAATACGGGGCATATACCTTTTGAAGTGCCTTCTGCTGTAAAGTTTCTTGTTATGCCAAGTAGAAGAGCCCGTTATAATATATCTTTCATACATTCATATATAAGAACTGCTACCGTAGATGCTGTTGTAGTAATGAATTCTGCATATTTATGTGCACTTGCATTAGCTTCAATAGGACTAAGGCATAAAACGCGTTACTGTTACGTTGAGCATAATAGCATTTTGCCGGAACTGGCAGATAATATTTCCATAACAAAAAGGATTATCAATAAACTAATAAGGAGTAGATATGATTGTTTTATGAGCGTATCGAAAGGCTCATGTGCTTTGTTAGAGAGATTGATGGGGCTTAATGAAGGAACTGTAAAGGCTGTTTATAATCCGGTTTTGGATACATCTTATTATGATAAACTTACAAAAGAACCATCTTGTGACTGGCTTAGGAATAAAGCTATGCCAACAATGGTTGCGGCCGGAGCTTTTTGTAAGGTTAAGGGACACTATATGATATTTGAAGCCATTCGTCTGGCAAATGAAAAGACACCTGTTCGATTGGTGCTTTTTGGAAAGGGTGCTTTACAACAGGATTATGAAAAGTGGATTGCTGAAAATCATATGCAGGACAGGATAAGGTTGGCGGGGCAGAGTACTAGTTTGCCATCTGAAATAAAATGTGCCGATGCATTCCTTGTATCTTCTGAAATGGAAAGTTTTTCAATTGTTTTGGTAGAGGCGATGGCTGCAGGTATTCCTGTGATTTCAACTAGTTGTCCTTATGGTCCACCAGAATTGCTAAAAAATGGTCAATATGGAGTGCTTGTTCCTGTAAATGATTCTAAGGCAATGGCAGAGGCTATTATTAATCAAGTTGAAAATCCACGTAAACCTGCGCCTCGAGAAGCATGGGAGCCATTTACAGTACAGAAAGTTGTATTTGCTTATGAAAAAGCTATAGGCTTAATATGA
- a CDS encoding acyltransferase family protein — translation MKNDMTRLYSFDALKVLSIYMVIVGHVLFYSFHEANNLVWQFIDVVNMPMFMFISGFFSGIPTAKGVLKRLRTLILPTLMVGMLYTFCKEIEFESFFISSMHNGYWFCFTLFCLYIFYWICSLLEKCFQRCGLGNYNEVIFLSVGVILVLVCYRFLFQDNIFTNALSIPQFYRYVPFFVYGIFVNKISKLKNLLEQSNLLFTISLVGIMAGVYMGIGYTVCRLVIAFSYINIMLYFFQYWFANRYNRWVEYVATRTIDIYLFHFFLLPTYFFVIPSSFNPNHNILLSLTVVGIISAIVLFGTLLLTKFIETSKVLSILLLGKIK, via the coding sequence GTGAAGAATGACATGACGCGCTTATATTCGTTTGATGCCCTTAAGGTATTGTCTATTTATATGGTAATTGTGGGACACGTTCTTTTTTATAGTTTTCACGAAGCCAATAATTTAGTATGGCAGTTTATAGATGTGGTAAATATGCCAATGTTTATGTTTATTAGTGGTTTCTTTTCAGGCATACCTACTGCTAAAGGAGTACTGAAAAGGCTTAGAACACTTATTTTACCAACATTGATGGTTGGTATGCTATATACTTTCTGTAAAGAGATAGAGTTTGAGTCATTTTTTATATCGTCTATGCATAATGGCTATTGGTTTTGTTTTACATTATTTTGTCTTTATATTTTTTATTGGATTTGTAGTCTTTTAGAAAAATGTTTTCAAAGATGTGGATTGGGTAATTATAATGAAGTCATTTTTTTGTCTGTAGGGGTGATTTTAGTGTTAGTGTGTTATAGATTTTTATTTCAGGATAATATATTTACTAACGCATTGTCAATCCCACAATTTTATCGTTATGTTCCATTTTTCGTTTATGGTATTTTTGTTAATAAAATATCTAAGTTAAAGAATTTGTTAGAACAAAGTAACTTATTATTTACCATATCGTTGGTTGGTATTATGGCAGGGGTATATATGGGAATTGGTTATACTGTTTGCCGGTTAGTCATAGCTTTCTCATATATAAACATAATGCTTTATTTTTTTCAATATTGGTTTGCAAACAGGTATAACAGATGGGTTGAATATGTGGCTACAAGAACAATTGATATCTATTTATTTCATTTCTTTTTATTGCCTACATATTTTTTTGTGATTCCTAGTTCCTTTAATCCAAATCATAACATATTACTGTCATTGACAGTAGTCGGTATTATATCAGCTATTGTTTTGTTTGGAACACTTTTATTAACGAAGTTTATTGAAACAAGTAAGGTGCTTTCGATCCTTTTACTTGGTAAAATAAAGTGA
- a CDS encoding glycosyltransferase, whose amino-acid sequence MTTKKHILLYNSNEPLPQQGGMERVTDLLAKALLNVGYEVTLLCKYSNRLGKTYNSPTDILYLPGNKDNRRFLETLVIERNIYCIIDQTEGDIVGRFGIFRHREDFKSKVKLIAVQHNSTRAILDNYNLAFAKDFTQTRWGTLKQFFYDNVFLKLKYYHSVCLTKRLYRDLNTNYDRIVTLSSSFIEDFCFYCPKADRIKLFTIPNFNTFESCELTTAQKHVLFVGRLRNCVKGVNKLLRIWNKVESSFADWQLDIVGDGEDRDVLEMQAQDLGLEHVTFHGFQNPAPFYQRSRIFCMTSIYEGFGMVLTEAMQHGVVPMAFNSYGSVTDIIDDDINGFLVKPFDEKEYADKLVVLMSNEDKYTKMSRAAMTKSVTFSKEIIVEKWCNLVENL is encoded by the coding sequence ATGACAACTAAGAAACATATACTATTATACAATTCTAATGAACCATTACCCCAGCAGGGGGGGATGGAGCGGGTTACAGATTTGCTGGCAAAAGCTTTATTAAATGTCGGTTATGAAGTAACGCTTCTTTGTAAATACTCAAATAGACTTGGGAAAACATACAATTCTCCCACTGATATATTATATTTGCCTGGAAATAAGGATAATAGACGCTTTTTGGAAACGTTGGTTATAGAACGTAATATATATTGCATTATAGATCAAACAGAAGGAGATATAGTAGGTCGATTTGGTATTTTTAGACATAGAGAGGATTTTAAAAGCAAAGTAAAATTGATAGCAGTTCAGCACAATTCTACTCGCGCTATATTAGATAATTATAATTTGGCGTTTGCGAAAGATTTTACGCAGACTAGATGGGGTACATTAAAACAATTCTTTTACGATAATGTATTTTTAAAATTGAAATACTATCACTCTGTATGTTTGACAAAAAGATTATATCGTGATTTAAATACTAATTATGACAGAATAGTGACTTTGTCATCGTCTTTTATTGAAGATTTTTGTTTTTATTGTCCCAAAGCCGATAGAATAAAACTTTTTACAATCCCTAATTTTAATACATTTGAATCCTGTGAGTTAACAACAGCACAGAAGCATGTATTGTTTGTAGGGCGTTTAAGAAACTGTGTAAAGGGAGTTAATAAGTTATTAAGGATATGGAATAAGGTAGAGTCATCGTTTGCCGATTGGCAACTTGATATTGTTGGCGATGGCGAAGATCGTGATGTATTAGAAATGCAGGCTCAGGATTTGGGATTAGAACATGTTACGTTTCATGGTTTTCAAAATCCTGCACCATTTTATCAGCGTTCAAGAATTTTTTGTATGACATCAATCTACGAGGGGTTTGGTATGGTTTTAACAGAGGCTATGCAACATGGTGTTGTTCCTATGGCTTTTAATAGTTATGGTTCGGTAACAGATATAATAGATGATGATATTAATGGCTTCTTGGTAAAACCGTTTGATGAAAAAGAATATGCAGATAAACTTGTTGTCTTAATGAGCAATGAGGATAAATATACGAAAATGTCTCGTGCAGCTATGACAAAATCTGTCACATTTTCAAAAGAGATAATTGTAGAAAAATGGTGTAATCTTGTTGAAAATCTTTAA
- a CDS encoding glycosyltransferase yields the protein MNILIYFGPQLNPQRGGTERAACMIADYLSSIGHTVNYMASIPVEDKLSRKSVFLPDGNDAPTTDNIAFVINYIKENKIDMILNEGASTEAVYIFSHEHIPATVKIISHLHFSVVDDIKNFYHTLNYPLKGVPLAQVCINVLKWIKAPYNKWNALHNKRQRYHYMYENSDTVAVLTEKQKVSMERLLRINPSKKIVAVQNPNRVNVLETDFCKKENLIIFVGRLDYSSKRVDRVLTVWSLIQNELKDWRMVIVGSGDDESRLKKKSQDWALQRIEFVGQTDSAPYYSSARILLLTSNYEGTPMVITEAMAAGVVPIVMNTFKDADLNIKNGYNGLLTPPFDTKEMAKQVLQLAKDKFNLQKMSGNAKQTVKCMDNNNRLKIWSELTNDN from the coding sequence ATGAATATCCTCATATATTTTGGTCCGCAGTTAAATCCGCAACGTGGAGGAACTGAGCGCGCTGCATGTATGATTGCTGATTATCTGTCATCTATAGGACACACTGTGAATTATATGGCTTCCATTCCTGTTGAGGATAAATTAAGCCGTAAAAGTGTTTTTTTACCCGATGGAAATGACGCACCTACAACCGATAATATAGCTTTTGTTATAAACTATATTAAAGAGAATAAGATAGATATGATTCTTAACGAAGGCGCTAGTACTGAAGCTGTTTATATCTTTTCGCACGAACATATTCCCGCTACTGTGAAAATAATAAGTCATCTTCATTTTAGCGTAGTAGATGATATTAAAAACTTTTATCATACACTAAACTATCCATTAAAGGGAGTGCCATTGGCGCAGGTCTGTATAAATGTTCTTAAATGGATTAAAGCTCCATATAACAAGTGGAATGCTTTGCATAATAAGCGTCAAAGATATCACTATATGTATGAAAATTCCGATACTGTAGCGGTTCTTACTGAGAAGCAGAAAGTTTCAATGGAAAGGCTTTTGAGAATAAATCCGTCTAAAAAAATAGTTGCTGTACAAAATCCCAATAGGGTAAATGTTTTAGAAACGGACTTCTGTAAAAAGGAGAATTTAATAATTTTTGTTGGACGACTGGATTATTCATCGAAAAGAGTAGACAGGGTATTAACTGTATGGTCATTAATACAGAATGAACTGAAAGACTGGAGAATGGTAATAGTGGGTTCGGGGGACGATGAATCGCGTTTGAAAAAGAAGAGTCAGGATTGGGCATTACAGCGTATAGAATTTGTTGGTCAAACAGATTCAGCTCCCTATTATTCCAGTGCAAGGATTCTTCTTTTAACATCTAATTATGAAGGTACTCCTATGGTAATAACTGAAGCTATGGCAGCAGGCGTAGTGCCGATAGTAATGAATACATTTAAAGATGCAGATCTTAATATAAAGAATGGATATAATGGTTTGCTCACACCACCATTTGATACAAAAGAGATGGCGAAACAAGTTCTTCAACTTGCAAAAGATAAATTTAATTTGCAAAAGATGAGTGGAAATGCAAAGCAAACGGTCAAATGCATGGACAATAATAACCGATTAAAGATATGGAGTGAGTTGACAAATGACAACTAA
- a CDS encoding glycosyltransferase family 2 protein — protein MKNCNVKPLLSVIVPVYNVEEFVEECLGSIVSQDYTNLEVIAVNDGSTDNSLDVIRAFARQYACVTIYDKPNGGLSDARNYALDRCNGDYITFIDSDDVLLNPDIYSKIIETFESDERIDAVQFDLVYKWKSGEEYKRNYPFRDYIGKEELLTGYLKQWIHVSCCDKVFRRHVFENIRFPKGEISEDIAIIPQLITAIGKMTVTNIGDYGYRYREGSITTTVPKISKIFSILNSYNKYLSCCMAFASVRSMAMDCYTRQIWSYTSIIRQYYVDNLPIYFKQHFFQQISFGMWFKYHNKNLSINDKLKSFIVCVMGPKWVVGFQDLFTRNE, from the coding sequence ATGAAAAATTGTAATGTAAAACCTCTTTTAAGTGTAATAGTTCCTGTTTATAATGTGGAGGAGTTTGTAGAGGAGTGTTTAGGGTCTATCGTTAGTCAAGATTATACCAACTTGGAAGTAATAGCGGTAAATGATGGTAGTACTGACAATTCACTTGATGTAATAAGAGCTTTTGCCCGGCAGTACGCTTGTGTGACTATTTATGATAAGCCTAATGGTGGTTTGTCTGATGCACGAAATTATGCACTTGACAGATGTAATGGCGACTATATAACTTTTATTGATTCAGATGATGTATTATTGAACCCGGATATATATAGCAAAATAATAGAGACATTTGAGAGTGATGAAAGGATAGATGCTGTTCAATTTGATTTAGTTTACAAATGGAAGTCTGGGGAGGAATATAAGCGTAACTATCCGTTTAGAGACTATATTGGTAAAGAAGAGTTGTTAACAGGATATCTGAAACAATGGATTCATGTTAGTTGTTGTGACAAAGTCTTCCGTCGCCATGTGTTTGAGAATATACGTTTCCCAAAAGGTGAAATTAGTGAAGATATTGCCATAATACCACAGTTGATTACAGCAATTGGTAAAATGACAGTAACTAATATCGGAGATTATGGTTATCGATATAGGGAGGGATCCATTACAACAACGGTACCAAAAATATCGAAGATTTTTTCTATTTTGAATAGTTATAATAAATATTTGTCGTGTTGCATGGCATTTGCATCTGTAAGGTCGATGGCAATGGATTGTTACACGAGGCAAATATGGAGCTATACTTCAATAATAAGGCAGTATTATGTTGATAACTTGCCTATCTATTTTAAACAACATTTTTTTCAGCAGATTTCTTTTGGAATGTGGTTTAAGTATCACAACAAAAATCTATCTATAAATGATAAATTGAAGTCATTTATAGTGTGTGTTATGGGACCGAAATGGGTAGTTGGATTTCAAGACTTATTTACTCGTAACGAATGA